In Citrus sinensis cultivar Valencia sweet orange chromosome 3, DVS_A1.0, whole genome shotgun sequence, the sequence CATGAGACTTTTGCAAACAATTTTTCTGCTCCCTCTAAATGCACATTTTTCTCTGCATCAATACCACATAAGCAAGCtaacaaaagagaaaacatGGAAATGCCAGAttaggataaaattttaaatgcaaatCTTAGAGAAGCGCAAACCTCGACAGCACCAGTTTGACTGAGAAATGCTCTATCTCCTGCCCCAACAAGAACACCAAAAGTTGGTGTTTCACAAAGATCAGGATATGAAGCTGCTGAGAATCCCGAAGATGGCACAGAAGCCCCCAACTTTTCCCTTCTGAAGGCAGTCTATTAAGAATAAAAGGTTCATAAGttaacaaatgaatttttttccccctttctATCTCTCTCTgtatatcattttctttttctctatttCTCAAACTAATAAGATGAGATGATCCTAGCCCATCCCTTTACTTAAGTTAGAAACATGAAATGATGTCcaggcatttttttttccctaagaAATACAAAGTGCTTAAGTAATGAAGTTAACAACAAACGattacatttgtttttttaacctttCCAGTTCTTGCAATTTCTAGGATCCCAACCGTGCTTGAGTTCCTTTGCACGGCAGCCACCTTCCCAGGATCTCCAGACACCTGGATtatatgtaacaaaataaattatgtcaGAAGAATTTTAACAACGAAGGATGAGCGAGAAGACAGAAAATCGGTACGTTCTACAAAGCAATTTAAACTGTACTTGAGACTAGGAAAGCATTTGACAAGGCTAAATGGTGGAGACAAGAATCGATATATGCATTTACTTCtccaaaagtaaaaaaaaaggggaaaaaaagaaattgcttcAGCTAAACTTCATTGATGCGAATCAAAACTATCTAAATGCCTTAGATGTTATTGCTGTTATTATCCAGTCCTTGCTGCACTCAGTTTTCATGATGGAAAGAAGCAATCCAAACTACCAGGTACATGTCACTCTactaaagcaaaataaaagtcaagtttcttaaaaaatttgtcaaaacTCAAGAATATCGAAAGTCCAGATAATCTAATCACTTTCTTCAACACCGTCATAGCaaattatatgttaaaataaCCCTTTGCTCATGGAACATTAATATAATGGGGGCAGGGAAGAGAAGACAGAtgatcccaaaaaaaaataaaaaaagagttcTGACAACCATTATCTCAATTGTCAGCGAGTGTTCTGAGATATCCACAATTTTCGCTCTAAATATGTCCAGTAACTGCCTAATCTAAAGATGAATAACAAGACATGGAATAAGAAATTCAGAGAAATTTGAAAGATGAAAACATGAAGATAGATTTTGAAACTTAATCTCCAAGGATCAAATCAACAGCATGTAGCTACCTCAGCACAAAACTTCGGATCTGCATTCACTTTTATAAGCATTAGTTCACGTTCAATAACGGGTTCGTTCGAGAAATCTTCAACCTGATGACCAGATTTGAATACAGAAGTTGAGAATTTAACTATGATAGAAAATATTACTTTCAAAGATAGAAATTCACAGGAAAGGTAAACAACAGAAATTGATTAAGAAACTTTAAGGAAATTAGAAAAAGGCAAATACATCTAAAAGGAGGCaattaatactaaaaaattataaggtTATGCTATCCACATGCCAAATTGAATGTAATAAAAGTCTCAGGGAATAAATGCATTTCGAGAGGGAGATTCCACAGTAACGTGATAACCTTCAAAACGTTTACAAGTTTCTGAAGCTGCTCTATAACTTGCTGCAGCACCCTGTCAGTTCCGGAAACAACTATGGTGAAGAGACCCTTGTCTTTGTTCCCACTAACAGCAAGAGACTCTATATTATATCCCCTCCTTGCAAAGACCTCATCAATCAGGTCTACCACTCCACTTTCATCCCGAACAAACACAGAAATTCGTCTCAACCTGAATTTGTAGTAGTAGCAGTAGAAAACCAAGGAAAGAATGTTAATTTAGCATGCAAATGAATACTTGATAgttattaattagtaaaacAACTTGCTAGCATGGAATCAGCAAGACAGTTATGATACTTATTCGcacatcaataaataaaatttcaaggaAAGGCCAACATGGATAATTTCTCAGCACAACCtttcatcaatacaagctTACAAATCACAGGCtgaatacacacacacacataagaAAAATAGTGAGTGAAGTGAATACTCGGAGCGGTTCgtagaagagaaagagaaagccCCATCGATAATTGTTGCACAGACGACGGGTTTCGAGGCGGCACGACGGGAGCTAGCTTTATAATTTGAGAGCGAAAATGGAACCCTTGCCGGGAAACTATAAGATTTTCGGGAGTCACAAATGAAGGGGGAATTATAGTTGGGTTTTGGGAGAAGGGCTTGTGATGGTTGTAACGCTGGCTTTATAATGGCCGCCATTGAAGAAGGGAGAGAGGaatggaaaatgatgaaaGTAAGAACGCCAAGGGTCGGCAGAATCAGCAAGCTCTCACACAACTTTATATCGGATCCCGATCATATGAGCATTTGAGAAAAACAAGCAAGATTGCCTGGCTAAGCCAAGATAGTAcgccaattttatttatacttgAAGATTGAAGGCACGGTCTTTGATTCTAACAAAAgaggtaaaagaaaaatagtcaattgAAGTTACTCATATTATGAGCGTAGCTGTAATTTTTGTAGTTACAGTAAATACTTGCcgttgtaatttaaaaattaaattgattttatttctaatttatttgattataaatttataaataattttattttttatcaaaattataattgaaaagctttgtttttataacttttttatcCATCAAAACTACTTAAATATGGTGGTTATTTTATTACCATTTTGtacaattttcatttctcatattttaaaaatagactaaaaaaaaatcttattcttcCTTCTAAGGGTGCTCACGGTTCGGATTTTGTATATTGGACACCAGTCCATTTCCGATCCATGATTTtgtagattaaaaattttaattatgctcaTTCtacaaactaattaaataaaaataattttactactgatcaaattcaaaattgaataagatttaataaattaagtgtttaaataaagatagaataatatattcaagattttaaaatataacacaataaacagaaaaaaaactcatttgtttaaattaatacatgaaaattaactaaaattataaaaatcaactaaaattaactttttaaaaagctatatttgtttatttaattatttaattatgtttattatatattagtattggataatatatgtatagttttaatgtaactatattttaatttatttatttattagtaagtaatAACACCAcagttacaatttttttattaaataaatatatatttattatttttttgaagattcgcaaatttttattgatttacataaataaattcatattcaatCCGCTGTCtgcagatttttaaatttttaatccaattcaATCCATTAATTCACATATTAGATTTTTATGgattaaacaaattgaataaatCGAATTGAATTATGAGTACCCTACTTCCTTCTATGTGAATGGCCTAAATAAAGAGCTTTTTTGTTGGTATTGTGGTACACGAAAAGAGACAGACCTTTAGGTTGAAAAGAATCATTTTCTTGAAGGTAAAGTGGCTGGCAATGAAGATAAAACGAAAGAGACTCTATTAGTCGACTTGAAAACGCAAGCTCCGAAGCCGCTCGTTCTATCCTTCTTTGATTGGCTGGTACATTGTACATCGTGACTTATTGCGAAGACAGCTTTATTAAGACCACTATTGGCACCCCCTTATTGAACTTATAAAACccctattttctgtaattatgTTTAAGGACACATgcatcaattatatttttctctctaaacTTCAAACGCAGCCATATTCTGCATAAgtacaatttttaattggttACGATTTCTTGGCATTCATCATCAATTTCATTCTAAAAATCAATGAATTGTTTTGAGACTTATACatctaaaaaatcaaaataaagtgtTATACAGCAACAATTTTCTATTGAAAACTCTTAGGAGTCGTCCAATAGCTTAGTATAAATTAAGGAGCGGGACTGAAAGAATTTATCAAGtaacaaaattgtaaaagaagaagaactcAACAGATGGACGAGAAATTGTATGAATGAGGGACGAAAAGCATGACATGAGATGAGCAGCAAAAATAATGCCAATGTTTATTGTAGGGTGTTGGagagaaaatcaaattaaaaaaaaaaacagttttgaaattaaagtgagtgttaataataaatataaattttctgtTTAATCGGGTGTACTTATAATAAGGGCTTTCAAAGAATattagaggggtgccaatagctccACTCTATTAAGAATAGTGTGTTTGCCTTTTGGGCTATGGATCGGGTAGCCCATTTAAATGTTCCCCAATCGGGTGAATATGTAgtaaaataatgaattcttcGTTATACAGGTGTTATTTGTCTTtttgaatttaactttttaaggGACTAGGGATCTTTCCAGTAGTTTAAATTCATATAGTAACAAGTACAAAGGTAACgtttgtgttttgtttttgtttttttgtggAACTTggggtttgaattttattgaagtctaaataagtttaaatacataatttgAATGagatatttgtttttcttctttcaatatttgaatataagtATTAAGCTGTTTGATTTTTAAGAAGAAAACATATGAAATATAACATTA encodes:
- the LOC127901001 gene encoding acetolactate synthase small subunit 2, chloroplastic-like isoform X1 produces the protein MAAIIKPALQPSQALLPKPNYNSPFICDSRKSYSFPARVPFSLSNYKASSRRAASKPVVCATIIDGAFSFSSTNRSELRRISVFVRDESGVVDLIDEVFARRGYNIESLAVSGNKDKGLFTIVVSGTDRVLQQVIEQLQKLVNVLKVEDFSNEPVIERELMLIKVNADPKFCAEVSGDPGKVAAVQRNSSTVGILEIARTGKVKKTNTAFRREKLGASVPSSGFSAASYPDLCETPTFGVLVGAGDRAFLSQTGAVERGPVYCAGSVPLLEAADSSIERVTDPRTDVIIVLQHPSDYNVMQDAIAILCENDNICCQVMKSYTKKQLITKLSRSGRKVIIATDHGVGAFLDKIDLLASGSPVIGVPVRASGVTGFPHQFVEMCPKHAILLVPVNDAKGAARQAMIICDMVHPGGRTLKRM
- the LOC127901001 gene encoding acetolactate synthase small subunit 2, chloroplastic-like isoform X2 codes for the protein MAAIIKPALQPSQALLPKPNYNSPFICDSRKSYSFPARVPFSLSNYKASSRRAASKPVVCATIIDGAFSFSSTNRSELRRISVFVRDESGVVDLIDEVFARRGYNIESLAVSGNKDKGLFTIVVSGTDRVLQQVIEQLQKLVNVLKVEDFSNEPVIERELMLIKVNADPKFCAEVSGDPGKVAAVQRNSSTVGILEIARTGKTAFRREKLGASVPSSGFSAASYPDLCETPTFGVLVGAGDRAFLSQTGAVERGPVYCAGSVPLLEAADSSIERVTDPRTDVIIVLQHPSDYNVMQDAIAILCENDNICCQVMKSYTKKQLITKLSRSGRKVIIATDHGVGAFLDKIDLLASGSPVIGVPVRASGVTGFPHQFVEMCPKHAILLVPVNDAKGAARQAMIICDMVHPGGRTLKRM